DNA from Thiomicrorhabdus sp. Kp2:
GTTTTAGCTAAGTGATTGACATCTCTTTGGAGTGCGCCAAACTCATCTTTACGTTGGATGTTTAAGCGGTGACTAAAATCACCCGAAGTGAGCTGGCGCATTGACTCTGTGATCTGGCGAATTGGCGCAATGAGGTGATTGGCTAATGGCCAAATAATCAGCAGAGCAAGTAGGGTGATAAACAACGCACCTAAACTGAGTAATTTGAATTGATTTTCGGCAAATTCAATGTCGGTTTTTTCAATAAGCTCTTTTAAAGGGTGGTAACCAATTTGCCCAATGATGCGGTTATCTTGATAAATTGGCAGACGAATATTTGTTTTTTCAAGGGTGGTACCAAAGATGATTAACTCATTATCACCGATTAGGCTTACACGGTTTTCAAACTCATCAGATGGAAAGCTACGTTTACGTTTTTTGCTCTCTTTTTTTAGTACAAATTCAATTGGAAGCGGGTTCTCTTGTAAATCAACTCGGTGTGATAGACGTAACATTCTCAGCCAGATGACTTCGGGGATTTGTTCAGCGGTGGTGACAGGCTCATGTTGCAAATAAAAATCTAAATTACTTTGCAAACGTTCAAGACGTTGTTGGTCGCGCTGATCGATGTAGTGCAACATGGTTTTATGCAAAACAAACTGGTTACTCCACAAAAGAGCTCCCAGCACAATAAAGCCAAATAGCAGTAATAAAGTGATTAACTTTAAGCGTATACCCATGAACGTTTTCCAATAATTTTTTACAGTTTACCACTCGCTCTTTTAGACAGCGGAATAAACCCGTTTTGAATAAGCTAAGGTTTTATGGCTAAAGAGCGCTAACCAGATATAAAACTATAGCTAAAATTTTAATTTTAAAGGTGCAAAAAATGTGCAACTTTGCCAAGGTTGAAATAAAAAAACCACTCAAAACCTTTTGGGTCTTTAGTGGTCTTTTAATAGATTAAATATGAGTTATTTTTTGAGGTTCATTTGACTTTTTATGTCATTCATATTTTGTATGGTTTCTTTCATCTCTTGAATTTGGTGCATCTGTTCTAGCTGGTTTTGCATTGAAAATTGATGATCCTTAAAGGCTTCATGAGCCTCTTTGATATCTAGAGGCTCTTGGGGCTTTTTTATTTGACCACCTTCGGAAGAACTCTCTTTTAGGTGATTCAATTCACTTCCTTGTTTAACGTTTTGGCCTTTTATCACACGATAGTAATCATGAAGGTGGTAACCCGTTATTTTGCCCTGGTTAACCTCTGCTTTTAACAAGTATTTTGGATTGGATTGGCTACTCTCAGGGTTTTGAATTACATTGATGTTTAGTCCTGAGAAGGCTTTATTCCACTCGGATAACTGTGTCTTATTGGTTTCAATAATAAGATTGGTTACCTTGTTAGAGAACAATACATTAGGTGTTACTTGGTAGAGGTGTTTGTTCTCTGTATTGTGACTCAATCGGGTTGCTACCCAGTGGTTTTCGTTTTCTGGATAACCGTTGACCGCAATCATTGAACCTTCTTTAAGCTCTAAGCCGTCAGCGATAATAGTTTGATTATTGATAGTAACGGTATGTCCATCAATAACAAGTTGGTTATCCTCAACCTTTTCTACCAGGCCTGCTAAAGGATAGAAAACCTGAATGGTATCTGTCCAAGGTTGTTTATGGTTGCTGACGGTTTCTACCACTACCTGTTGCCCAAGTTGTAGGGTTTCTTTGCTTGAGAGGTTTGAACTGACATTTACATTTTGGTCATATTCAACTTCAATCCCATTTACCCAAATACTGCCAAACTCGGTAATGGTACCAATAATACCTGTACCTCCAAACCCAGAGTTAGAAGCCACTTGGCCTGTGCCACCAAATCCAGAAGTTTTAGCCACTTGTGTTGGTTGTTCTGCAGTTTTCCCTGTGCCACCAAACCCAGAGTTAGAAGCCGTTTTAACTTCGCTTGGCATTAATTGACAAGCACTCAGAAAAGTCAGCAGAGTAAGCCCAATAATCCCTTTTTTTAGAGCAGCAAAATGCAACATGAACTTATTCCTGCTCTAATGAACTTGATTGCGCATTTTTTAGTGATGCGCGGCTAAAATAAGCACCAACATGCATCTCTTTATTGGCATTGTTAGCGGTAGAATCTTGTTCTTGCAATTGGTTAGCAAACTGGTTGATTTCAGTTAATGCAGCCATCATGCGCTCTTTTGAAAGGCGTTCGATTTTTTCAATCGAATCATCAGTAAGATTTGAGTAATAGACGGCTCTATCAAACATAGCAGGGGTTTGATTTTCTAAGTTATGTGCTACTGAGGTAAGGTGGCTACCAATGTTTTTACCCGCAAAAAACAGTTTTTCTTCAAAGTCTTCTTCAGGCACATAACCCGCTTGAGTTAGCTGAATTTTTTCTAAGCCATCTTCATTTAATAGCTCTACCAAGTCTTGAGTAAGCCATTCGTCTAAAATAGATCTGGGGTGTTTATCTTTAGAGATTGAAAACACGAGCTCTTCAAAAGAGGGGCTACCATCTTGTTGGTAGCGGAACAGTGAGAGCGGTAATCCTTCTGAATCAATATAGCCTTGATGCCCCATCCAAATAGACATAAGTTGCGAACTTAAACTGGCCTTTAACTCTTTTTCAGTAGGTTGGTTACAGTTTTCGGTACGGATGCGTTTAACGTCACCACGATGAATCCCCGTTAATAGGCTAATACGACTATCAGTAAGCTTTTTGGTTTCAATAGAAAACGACTCTTCAGCAACTTCCACATAAGTACGTTTAAGCAAGTTTAGTAAACCAACATACGTAATATCTTGATGAATTAATAGACGAACCAAAGGCCTAAGCATGGTGCTTAGTGCTTTAGCAAGTGCTTTTTCTTTAATGGATGCAGGAGAGTCTTGAGTCATATTCTATTCTTTAAAATTTGGTTGTTAAACTTACACCAATGCTATTGGTTTGCGTTGTGTCAAAGCCAGCAAATCCAGACAGGCTATAGGTTTCATTCAGAGGCTTGCTGATAAAGGCGGCAATACCCAGTTGGTCATCTAAATTTCTAAACACACTTTCTCTATAGTCTAGGCTTACACCAATACTGGTTTTATCGCTATAAAGACGGCCTGTACCAATGGATGCATAAGCGGTATCTTGCATATTTTGACCCGCGACCTTGCCGACCAGTTTATAACCAACAGACCCAAAGAAAGAGACGTTTTTGTCCGCGATTGCAAAATAATCCAGTTGAACAGAGGTGTCGTTTTCACCTGTACTTAAACTTCTGTTTTCATCACCCGTAGGGAGTTTTTCTTTCAGTTTAACTGTAAAGTTACGGCTTAAATCGTAACCCAGTGAAAGCGTTGTATCACCTAGGCCTTGTTCATTAATATTGCCGCTCTCAATGGTCAAATAGGACATAGATACACCAAAAGAGAGTTTGTCTTTTTTTACAGACAGTAACAGTGGTACTGATATAGAGGTAACATCGTCACTATTGATGGTGTCACTTTGACCGTTAGCATAAAAAACGCCCGTAGTGAGTTTTGTGCTGTCAGCCGCTTGAACCACTTTGCTTAACGTTAAGGCACCTATCAGGATGAGCACGATTGGCAAAAAAATGATTTTAAAAATTGTATGAGTCATTATTAACCTTTATTAATGTGGTACCAAATCCAGTACCACATTTTTAAACTTATCGTTTATTCAGTGACCGTTGTTTCTGTTACATTCGCTTCTGTTTCAATAGAAACGTCTTCTGCTGTGGTAACTTCAGTATTGCTGGTATCAATTTCTAATTGCGCTCTAACACGGTTTTGAGCTTGTTCCATTGACTGGTTCATGCTTTGTGTATGCTCCATGATTTGGGTCATCGCCTGAATTTTTTCCATATTCTGCGTCATGGTTTGCACTTTTTCTTGAGCATGTAACGCCATCTCTTGTTGCGCTTGTGTATTGGTCATATCCATTGCCATAGTGGCAAAAGTCGCAGTTACTAAAGCGGTTGCAGCAAGGGTTTTTAAAACAGTTTTTTGAGTTTGAGTGTTCATGGAACGGTCTCCGATGTGAGTATTATACAAAATATGTTAAACGTTTACATTTGTAATGTTACTTAATAAGAGCGATTGTTGTCAATTGAAATGTAAAATAATTACATTAAATATAAAGAGCCTTGGGTTTATTTTAAATAATTTCTGTTTTGGAGTTTATTAACCTATTGAAATATAGAGATTATATTTGAAAAAGGTTTGTAGAGAGAATTAGATTGGTTTTAAGAGACACCAGGCCTTTATACCCCCTTGCGGGGTATGGTAGATGGATTTTGGCCTGGTTTTTGATGAGTTGTTCTTTGAGATGTATAGAATGAGCGTGTTTTTAATGAACTTTAATGCGCTTCATCCCAATTTTTGCCTTCACCCATTTCAACAATTAAAGGCACTTTCAGCTCTAAAGCCAATTCCATTAAACGTTTAATTTCTGGTTTAACCGCTTCTAGGTCAGATTCAGCTACTTCAAATACCAATTCATCGTGTACCTGCATGAGCATTTGAATATCAAAACCACAGGTCGCTAACCATTGCTCTATTTGAATCATCGCAGTTTTAATAATGTCAGCCGCGGTACCTTGCATTGGGGCGTTAATCGCGGTGCGTTCTGCATACTGGCGTAATTGACCATTACGGGCGTTAATGTCTGGTAAATACAGTCTGCGACCTAATAAGGTTTCGACATAACCTGTCTCTTTAGCTTGTTCTTTGGTGTTTTGCATATAGTGCAATACACCAGGATAGCGAGAGAAATAAAGATCGATATATTCTTGCGCTAAATTACGCCCCACATTTAACTGCTTGGCTAAACCAAACGCAGACATGCCGTAAATCAATCCAAAGTTTACTGCTTTGGCACTTCGACGTTGCTCGGTGGTGACCTCTTCTAAAGGCACACCAAAGATTTCAGCTGCGGTGGCTTGGTGAATGTCTTTACCTTGGGCAAAGGCATTTAACAGACCTGTATCGCCCGATAAATGCGCCATAATTCTTAACTCAATTTGTGAGTAATCGGCGGCAATCATTTTATAACCAGGCCTGGTAACAAACGCTTGGCGAATGCGACGACCTTCTGCAGAACGAATGGGAATATTTTGTAAGTTCGGTTCGGTGGAAGATAAACGACCAGTTGAGGCAACGGCTTGCATATAAGAGGTGTGCACACGACCTGTATTAGGATCGACCTGTTTAGGCAAAGAATCCGTATAGGTTGATTTCAGTTTGGCTAAACTACGGTACTCTAAAATCAAAATAGGCATCTCATGCCCTTGTTCAGCCAGTTCGGCTAATACAGGTTCGGCAGTTGATGGCTGGCCTTTTGGGGTTTTTTTGATAATCGGCAATTCTAAGTTTTCAAACAAAATCACTTGTAACTGCTTTGAAGAATTGAGGTTAAACGTTTCGCCAGCAATTAAGTGCGCTTTTTGTTCGAGTTCGGTCAGTTTTTTACTAATCTCTTCACTTTGAATCGCCAACATATCGGTATCTAGTAAAACGCCATTGCGTTCCATGTGTGCTAAAACAGGCATTAAAGGCATTTCTATGTCGGTAAAAACCTTTTTAAGAGAAGGTTCTGCTTCTAACTGCTGCCAAAGTGTTTGATGTAGTTGCAGAGTAATATCGGCATCTTCTGCCGCATAATGTGCCGCGGTTTCAATCTCTATTTGGTTAAAAGTTAGCTGTTTTTTGCCTTTGCCGGCAATCTCTTCAAAGTGGGTGGTGCGATGGTTAAGGTATTTAAGCGCTAAATCGTCCATATTATGACGCGTGGCCACACTGTTTAAACTGTAAGATTCGAGCATGGTATCAAACTGCATGCCTTTTAATGAGATGCCGTGATTTTGTAACACATGCCAGTCATATTTAAGATTTTGACCACATTTGGCGATAGTTGAGTTCTCTAGAATCGGTTTTAAGCGATTTAACACCATATCAATATCAAGTTGTTCAGGTGCGCCTTCATAATCGTGCATTAATGGAATATAGCAGGCCTGGTTACCTGGATTTTCTGGGTCTTTAACGGCGAGGCATAAACCCACAATTTTGGCTTGTAAGGTATTTAATGAGGTGGTTTCAGTATCTATGGCAAACAGCTCGGCGTTTTCAATACGTGTTACCCAAGTTTCAAATTGTTCTTGGGTGAATACGGTTTCATAATTTGAAGCGACGGCTTCTACCTGTGGTGAAGAAGGTTCATTTGAATCAGAATTTGCTGCTGAACTTTTCTTTTGCACGGTTTGGCTATGGGCTTTTGCACCCGTTGATTTAGAAAAAGGCAGATGACCTGCCATCACTTGATTTAACCAGTTTTTTAAATCGTATTCGGTAAACAGTTCTTGTAGGCGTTCCATATCGGCAGGTTGGCGCTGAATATCATCCAGGCTTACAGGTAAGTCGCAATCCACTTTAATGGTAGTTAACTCTTTGGAAAGCGCTAATTGGTCTAGATTATTACGCAGGTTTTCACCAATCTTGCCGCCAATCATCGGTGCATTTTCAACCAAATTATGGATGCTACCAAATGAATTAAGCCATTTAACGGCTGTTTTAGGGCCACACTTTGGGATACCAGGGATATTGTCGGCACTGTCTCCCACTAGGGCCAAATAATCGATGATTTGATCTGGGCGTACACCAAATTTTTCAACAACGGTTTCTGGAGTAGAAAGGGTATCATTCATGGTGTTGATTAGGGTGACGTGTTCATTCACAAGCTGAGCTAAATCTTTATCACCCGTAGAGATAAGGGTGTCGTGCTTGGCTGCTGTGGCTTGATGTGCAAAAGTTCCCATAACATCATCAGCCTCAACGCCATCAATCACCAATAACGGTAAACCAAGCGCTTTAACAATTTCATGTATTGGTTCAATTTGGGTACGTAACTCATCAGGCATTGGTGGGCGGTGCGCCTTGTATTCGCTGTACATGTCATGGCGAAAGGTCTTGCCTTTAGCATCAAAAATCACCGCCATTTTTTCAGGCTGGTACTGTTCAATCAGTTTACCTAACATATTAATGACCCCAAAAATCGCACCCGTTGCTTGGCCTTTACCGTTAGTAAGTGGTGGCATGGCATGAAAGGCTCTAAACAGATAAGAGGAGCCATCTACTAAAATAAATGGGCTATCTGGATTAAAACTGTTTTGCGAATTGGAATCGGTCATTTATATTGCTCATTGTGATAAAATTTGCGCTAACTGCTTAGGTTTAGCCAATTGGTTTAAATTCAGCAGTGGGTTGAAATACAACTTGTTTAATTAACTAGAGACTTTTTAGCAAGAAAACTCGCCTAAAAGCCTCAACCGATTATTCTACCGAATAATCAATCCATTTAAGAGACTTTACTCTATGTCTGTCTATACAGTCGTTGAAGAACACCAATTAGTGGCCTTTTTAGAAGATTATGATGTTGGCACTTTAGAATCCTTTACTGGAATCAGTGCTGGAATTGAGAATACCAACTACTTTGTAAACACCACAAAGCATGGTCAGCTAGAACAGTTTGTTTTAACGATTTTTGAACACCATACATTTGAGGAGTTGCCATACTTCTTAAATATTATGGCATTTATGGCTGAGCACAATATACCTACTGCACACCCAATGCCAACCCACTCAAATGGTTATTTAAAAGAACTTTGTGGCAAACCAGCTGCGCTAGTGGAACGATTAGTGGGTAATACGGTAGAAGACCCATCTATTGAACAGTGCGGTGTGATGGGTGGTCAATTGGCACGTTTTCATATCGCGGGACAGCATTATGAAGGCACACGTGAAAATGATCGCGATTTAAACTGGATGCAAAACACCTACGCAGAGATTAAAAGTCATTTAGCTGATGATGAGCGCCAAATGATTGAGTCTGAATTTGTATTTCAAGCTCAAACTGATTGGGCAGAGCTACCAAAAGGCGTTATTCATGCGGACCTGTTTTGCGATAACGCCATGTTTAATGGCGATGCATTGACGGGCATTATTGACCTCTATTATGCGTGCAACTCAACCTTACTATACGATTTAGCGGTTATGGTAAATGATTGGTGTAGAGTTCATGCTGATAATCCAGCACAAATAGAGTTTGATCAAAAGCGCATCGATGCCATGCTGTCCGCCTATCAAACCCAACGTTCGTTAACCGAACAAGAACAGATTGCTTGGCCAGCGGCTTTGCGTTTAGCTGCATTGCGTTTCTTCTTATCACGTTTAAAAGATAAACACATCCCAAGAGAGGGTGAAATAACCCAAATTAAAGACCCAGAAGTCTTTAAGCGTGTTTTACAACTTCATCAATAACCTCTTTATCGCAACAGATTCAAGACCTACCAGGCCTGGTAGGTTACTACACGCGTTTTTAACACCTGGTAAGTATAAAAAAGGATGTGCGTTGTGATTCAACCAAGCTTACAGCAGCAAATTCAACTAGCGGTAAATGACTTAAAAATGGGTAAAACCATTGCTTATCCAACCGAAGCGGTTTATGGGTTGGGATGTGATCCATTTGATGAAGTGGCGGTTAATAATCTGTTTCACGTGAAACAACGTCCGATTGAAAAAGGGATTATTTTAGTCGCAGGATCTGTTGAACAAATTGAGTCTTGGGTTGAGTTAATCGGCGCACCTTGGGAACAGGCGGTATTATCAACTTGGCCAGGGCCTGTTACCTGGGTATTACCTATTAAAAAACCGATGCCCGACTGGGTTACGGGTGGACGAAATACCGTTGCCATTCGGGTTTCGAATCACCCAGTGGTTAAGGCTTTGTGTAAAGGTTTTGGTGGGCCAATCGTCTCGACAAGTGCCAATGTGACAAGCCATGCCCCTGCAAAGTCTTGTAAAGAGGTGGTGGAGTTTTTGAGTGATAAGCTTTTTTGTATTGATGCTGAATTAGGCGGATTAACCAAACCTACTGAAATTCGTGAAGCCAAAACAGGTAAGGTTTTACGGTAATTTAAATTGCAGAGGTTTGAAAAAGGGTTTCTATATTTTGAGGTTGATTATTCAGTATTTTACAAAATTAACCACAAAGACACTAAGACACGAAGTTTAAAAAATTTTAAAAAAATATTAATCTATATTCTTAATAAGAATTTTATTTCTAAAGCTTTAGAGCGAATAACTTCGTATATTTAGATTATTTACTCGTTCAAAGAAAACAACTGTTAGGTTCTCTAATTCTTCGTGCTTTCGTGTCTTCGTGGTTAAAACCTTTTTAAAACACGCTTGCCATATAAATAACGAGTTACCAGGCCTGGTAACTTGTAATAACACTTGTTTAAAGTATCTTATTTTATCGTTTTACCGCTTTTAGAAACAGAGGCTCTACCTTTTTAGCGTACTTGGTAAGGTCTTTAATACGGCTTGAGTGTGATGGGTGGGTGCTAAGAATTTCGGGTGGTTGGCCACCTTCAGACTGCTTATCCATTTTTCGCCAAACACTGACGGCTGCATAAGGGTTGTACCCTGCTCTTGCAGCGAGCTCTACGCCCATTCTATCGGCTTCAACTTCATGGGTACGGCTATTTGGTAAAGTCAGTGTGACTTGCAAAGCCAGGGAAGCAGCATCTAAAGCTGGGCCTTGAACCCCAGTGAAGATACTCAAAGCAGATAAACCAACTTGTGTAAGCGTTTGTTCAGAAGCACGTTCACGGCCGTGTTCACGCAAGGCGTGGGCAATTTCATGCCCCATAATCGCGGCAATTTCAGCATCGGTTAACTTCAGTTTATTAATAATGCCTGTGTAAAACGCAATCTTACCTCCAGGCATACACCAGGCGTTTAACTGTTCTGATTCAAGAACATTGACCTCCCAATCCCATTTAGGAGCATCTTCTCTAAATACCGCGGTTTGCGGAATGATGTCATTCGCTATTCGGCGCACACGTTGTAACATTGCGTGGTCTGTATTGAGTTTTTTAGCTGTTTTAGCCTCTTTTAGAACCGATTGATAGGCAATTTGAGCACCTTGAGTCATCTCTTGAGGTGAAATCAAAAGCAGCTGTTCGCGCTTGATTCCAACCGTACCTTGTTTGGTGCTGGTTGAGGTACAAGCAACCAATCCTAATAAGGAAAAAGCAATTACGGCCTGTTTGATAAAAGTAATTGTTCTCATCGTTGTGTTCCTAGGTGATGATTATTGACCAAAGACTTTTTTCAGTAGTTCGGTTGTTTGTTTAACGGGGTCTTTACGAATAGCCGCTTCTTCTTGGGCAATGTAATAGAACATGCCATTCATACCTTCGGTAACCACGTGGTCAAGTAAATCGGCTTTAACGTCTGGCACAAAAGGTAAGTCCTTATATTTAGAAATGGCCGTGTCGTAGGCTTTAATCGCACCAACTTCATTGAGTGAGTTTTCAACAATAGGTGCCATTTTTTCTTTAATACCTGGCGATGTTTTCGATTTTAAATATTGCGTAGCAGAGTCTTTTGGCCCTTCATATATCTTTTTAACATCATCGAAAGACATATCTTTGATGGCTTGTAGAAATAGCGCTTTTGCTTCAGGGGTGGCGGCTTCAGCCGCTCGGTTGAGTTTGGTTTCAACATCGTCCATGTATTTACCCATACCAAATTGGCTTAGGGTAGATTGAACTGTTTTCAATGAATCGGGTAGTGGAATATGGATTTTAGGATCGGCATTAAAACCGTCTTTAACCCCCAGTTGATTGACGACCGTTTCTGAGCCTTTAGATAAAGCCTCTTTAAAGGCTTTTTGAATCTCTTCAGTTGATAAGCTGGATGGAATCACACTGTTGGTATTGGAATCTGTTTTGGAGTCACTTGTTGATTCTTGAATACTTTTAAATAATTCTGCACCTTGGTCAAACCAACTTGCCTGAGTATGCGTTGCCAGGCCTGTCAAAGTCACACATAGAGTTAGTGTGAAAAATGGTTTGAAACTTATGTTTGTTTTACGCATGTAAAATTACCTTTTAGTGAATAAGTATTGATGCTAATTAAAACAGAATACCGAATTTAACCATTTTTATCCAAATATTCTTCATGTTAAAGGTTTATCAATAGAGCTGCATTTAAGAGTTAAGTCTATAATTTATGGTAAATACTGTGTTTGCCACTCGTGCGAAATTCATAGTTCAATAAACATATTTTTTTATCACCCAAACTCACTTCTTTAGTAAACAAGACAACGCCTTTTTTATCCTTATATCGTTTGAAATCAAACTCGGGTAGATTGTATTGAAGGTTCCAGACTTTTTTATCGACCGCTTTCTCACAAGAATCAAAGGCGGTGATCTGCCCAGATTTATGTAAAAAACACTGCTTTAGAGTTTGAATAAAAGTGTAGTTAGTCTTAAACGATTGGCCAGGTTTTCCTGATATTTGGGTTAAAGAGACCTCGGTACTGGGTCCATCAATACCACCAGGATGTTTATTCATAAAAAATTTCCAAGCACCTGGGGTTGCCGTATTTTTAGAAATAAATTCATCGCAATGGGTAATGCCAAATTCATGAAATTGCTTTAATAACTGGTTTTTATCCTCTTCAGCATAGGTTAGCCAACTTTGTAACATGAGAGTGATTAATAGAATGTGTTTCATATCATGGTTCTTTTATTTGCTGTGTTTAAAAAGTTTCTTTAAATAAGTCTGGTTATGAGTGTAATGCTTTATTGTTTTGATATTATGCGGTTTTTTTGACTTAAACCCGAAATTTTTTCAGGTATTTAACTTATGCAAAAGGTCTAAATGATTTATTTGATCTAATTTGCATGGTTTCGATACATGCAAACAGAACAAAGAACGACTAGAATAACCTTACACATTATTTAAGGAATTATCATGTCAGAAACCGCTATTAATATTCAAGCTGTTAAAACCTATTTACTGAGCTTGCAAGACGATATTTGTTCACAATTAGCCCAGGAAGATGGCTCAATGGATTTTATTGTTGATGCTTGGGAGCGTGAAGGTGAAGAAGGTGTGATGGGCTTAACAGGCGGTGGGCGTACTCGAGTAATGGAAGGTGGTGCAGTCATTGAAAAGGGCGGGGTTAATTTCTCACATGTTAAAGGCAAAAACTTACCACCTTCTGCCACGGCACACCGTCCAGAATTGGCAGGGCGTTCATTTCAAGCCTTGGGTGTTTCTTTGGTGATTCATCCGCGTAATCCATATGTGCCAACGTCGCACGCTAACATTCGTTTATTTATTGCCGAAAAAGAGGGTGAGCAACCTGTATGGTGGTTTGGTGGTGGTTTTGACTTAACACCTTACTACCCTTTTGATGAGGATGTTTTGCATTGGCACCTTCAGTCAAAAGACGCTTGTGAGCCATTTGGTGATGAGATTTACCCAAAATATAAACAGTGGTGTGATGAATATTTTTATTTAAAACACCGTGACGAAACCCGTGGTGTGGGTGGACTGTTTTATGATGATTTAAATGAAAGTACGTTTGGCTGGGATTTTGCCAAATGTTTTCAATTTATGCAGTCGGTTGGCGACCACTTCATTAAAGCTTATCGTCCGATTATGGCTCGCAGAAAAGAGATGGAGTATGGTGAACGCCAAAAAGACTTCCAACTCTATCGTCGTGGTCGTTATGCGGAATTTAATTTGGCCTTTGACCGGGGTACGATTTTTGGTTTACAAACGGGTGGGCGTACCGAATCAATCTTAATGTCAATGCCACCCGTGGTGAATTGGAAATACGATTATCACCCTGAGCCTGGTTCAGAAGAGTCTAATATTTACAACTACTTAACACCCAAAGATTGGTTAACCGAGTTAGCGTAATTTGTATGGATAAACTTCGCGTAGACAAATGGTTATGGGCAGCACGCTTTTTTAAAACCCGCGGGGTCGCTTTAGAAGCGATAAAAGGTGGTAAAGTTGAATTGAATGGTTGTAAACCTAAACCCAGTAAAACTTTGAGCATTGGCGATAAACTCAAAATCACCCAAGTGCATCGTCAGATTGAGGTGACAGTGCTGATTGTCAGCGATAAACGCGGCAATGCCGAACAAGCTTTAACCCTTTATCAATTAGATAATGAAGTCTTAAACCAGCGTAAGCCCACCGCAGACATGGCTTTGGTTGGCTATAGAGAAAAGGGCGCAGGCCGTCCAACTAAACGTGATAGACGAAAAATTGAAAATTTAGGTTTTTAGTTTATAATCCTGAGTTGTTAAAATTACTTATTAAGTTAATTAAGGACATAAGATGAAAAAACTCATACTTGCTTCTGCACTTTTTGCAGGTTCATTTGCCTCTCATTCTTTATATGCTTCTTCAATGGAAAATGTAGGTTTAGGTATTAATTATGGAGCCTTTTCAGGACCTTCTTTAGAGCTTTCATACCCAATTTCAGATACTGTGCAAGTACGTGGTGCACTGTCTGGTGGAATGGGACTTTCAGA
Protein-coding regions in this window:
- a CDS encoding ATP-binding protein, giving the protein MGIRLKLITLLLLFGFIVLGALLWSNQFVLHKTMLHYIDQRDQQRLERLQSNLDFYLQHEPVTTAEQIPEVIWLRMLRLSHRVDLQENPLPIEFVLKKESKKRKRSFPSDEFENRVSLIGDNELIIFGTTLEKTNIRLPIYQDNRIIGQIGYHPLKELIEKTDIEFAENQFKLLSLGALFITLLALLIIWPLANHLIAPIRQITESMRQLTSGDFSHRLNIQRKDEFGALQRDVNHLAKTLEASQLSRNQWIADISHELRTPLTVLNGSIEAMRDGIRPMNEKNLEQLHQEVGLLQRLIEDLYQLSLSDVGALQYAMQRLDFSQLLRQTAAQFENKAQQKGLALQITKFENKAWIQGDSERLQQMLNNLLQNAIDYTDAVQADGSKGTVQLSLMQSNQAWLLCIEDSSPAVTQEELTHLKERFFRAEVSRNRRTGGTGLGLAMVSQVIEAHEGEFTIELSKLGGLKVCIFLPSDNSKGG
- a CDS encoding DUF5666 domain-containing protein — its product is MLHFAALKKGIIGLTLLTFLSACQLMPSEVKTASNSGFGGTGKTAEQPTQVAKTSGFGGTGQVASNSGFGGTGIIGTITEFGSIWVNGIEVEYDQNVNVSSNLSSKETLQLGQQVVVETVSNHKQPWTDTIQVFYPLAGLVEKVEDNQLVIDGHTVTINNQTIIADGLELKEGSMIAVNGYPENENHWVATRLSHNTENKHLYQVTPNVLFSNKVTNLIIETNKTQLSEWNKAFSGLNINVIQNPESSQSNPKYLLKAEVNQGKITGYHLHDYYRVIKGQNVKQGSELNHLKESSSEGGQIKKPQEPLDIKEAHEAFKDHQFSMQNQLEQMHQIQEMKETIQNMNDIKSQMNLKK
- a CDS encoding DUF6502 family protein, with the protein product MTQDSPASIKEKALAKALSTMLRPLVRLLIHQDITYVGLLNLLKRTYVEVAEESFSIETKKLTDSRISLLTGIHRGDVKRIRTENCNQPTEKELKASLSSQLMSIWMGHQGYIDSEGLPLSLFRYQQDGSPSFEELVFSISKDKHPRSILDEWLTQDLVELLNEDGLEKIQLTQAGYVPEEDFEEKLFFAGKNIGSHLTSVAHNLENQTPAMFDRAVYYSNLTDDSIEKIERLSKERMMAALTEINQFANQLQEQDSTANNANKEMHVGAYFSRASLKNAQSSSLEQE
- the polA gene encoding DNA polymerase I, coding for MTDSNSQNSFNPDSPFILVDGSSYLFRAFHAMPPLTNGKGQATGAIFGVINMLGKLIEQYQPEKMAVIFDAKGKTFRHDMYSEYKAHRPPMPDELRTQIEPIHEIVKALGLPLLVIDGVEADDVMGTFAHQATAAKHDTLISTGDKDLAQLVNEHVTLINTMNDTLSTPETVVEKFGVRPDQIIDYLALVGDSADNIPGIPKCGPKTAVKWLNSFGSIHNLVENAPMIGGKIGENLRNNLDQLALSKELTTIKVDCDLPVSLDDIQRQPADMERLQELFTEYDLKNWLNQVMAGHLPFSKSTGAKAHSQTVQKKSSAANSDSNEPSSPQVEAVASNYETVFTQEQFETWVTRIENAELFAIDTETTSLNTLQAKIVGLCLAVKDPENPGNQACYIPLMHDYEGAPEQLDIDMVLNRLKPILENSTIAKCGQNLKYDWHVLQNHGISLKGMQFDTMLESYSLNSVATRHNMDDLALKYLNHRTTHFEEIAGKGKKQLTFNQIEIETAAHYAAEDADITLQLHQTLWQQLEAEPSLKKVFTDIEMPLMPVLAHMERNGVLLDTDMLAIQSEEISKKLTELEQKAHLIAGETFNLNSSKQLQVILFENLELPIIKKTPKGQPSTAEPVLAELAEQGHEMPILILEYRSLAKLKSTYTDSLPKQVDPNTGRVHTSYMQAVASTGRLSSTEPNLQNIPIRSAEGRRIRQAFVTRPGYKMIAADYSQIELRIMAHLSGDTGLLNAFAQGKDIHQATAAEIFGVPLEEVTTEQRRSAKAVNFGLIYGMSAFGLAKQLNVGRNLAQEYIDLYFSRYPGVLHYMQNTKEQAKETGYVETLLGRRLYLPDINARNGQLRQYAERTAINAPMQGTAADIIKTAMIQIEQWLATCGFDIQMLMQVHDELVFEVAESDLEAVKPEIKRLMELALELKVPLIVEMGEGKNWDEAH
- a CDS encoding homoserine kinase, which translates into the protein MSVYTVVEEHQLVAFLEDYDVGTLESFTGISAGIENTNYFVNTTKHGQLEQFVLTIFEHHTFEELPYFLNIMAFMAEHNIPTAHPMPTHSNGYLKELCGKPAALVERLVGNTVEDPSIEQCGVMGGQLARFHIAGQHYEGTRENDRDLNWMQNTYAEIKSHLADDERQMIESEFVFQAQTDWAELPKGVIHADLFCDNAMFNGDALTGIIDLYYACNSTLLYDLAVMVNDWCRVHADNPAQIEFDQKRIDAMLSAYQTQRSLTEQEQIAWPAALRLAALRFFLSRLKDKHIPREGEITQIKDPEVFKRVLQLHQ